A region from the Candidatus Electrothrix scaldis genome encodes:
- a CDS encoding mechanosensitive ion channel codes for MSDQPNLLIAWLEQAGLSHSLAVPLTYALITFAVFLTALLATWFVRRTLVSSLIKFIHNNRLTWDDALTDYHFFTRLSWFVPVLIFYVAQDLLLPPDSQWLEMVPRLIFCGFILAGVRVISALLKATNSIYRSRHVQTGKTIRGYIDAIRIVVYLLGAIFMVSSLTGRSPWGLLSVMGGLTALTMLIFRDTILGFIGAIQLTTNDMIRVGDWIEMESHGADGDVIEVSIHSVRVRNWNKTITTIPTYALIANPFKNWRGMKESGGRRIKRALHLDMTSIRFLSEEELDKLEEIRILRDYLHTKREEIKKYNTARGAEASETINGRCQTNVGLFRAYIQAWLRENPKVHKKMTFLVRQLTPGANGLPMEIYVFSNDQVWANYEALQADIFDHLIAILPYFHLRVFQEPSGYDFRMLTHIPQKIAE; via the coding sequence ATGTCTGATCAACCGAATCTTCTCATTGCCTGGCTTGAGCAAGCAGGTCTTTCCCATAGCCTTGCGGTCCCCCTGACCTATGCCCTGATCACCTTTGCGGTTTTTCTTACCGCTCTGCTGGCAACATGGTTTGTTCGCCGCACCTTGGTCAGCTCGCTGATTAAATTCATTCATAATAATCGACTCACCTGGGACGATGCCTTAACGGATTATCATTTTTTCACCCGGCTGTCCTGGTTTGTCCCGGTCCTTATTTTCTATGTTGCCCAGGACCTCCTTCTTCCCCCGGATTCGCAATGGCTGGAGATGGTTCCCCGTCTCATTTTCTGTGGTTTTATCCTGGCTGGAGTTCGGGTTATCAGCGCGTTACTCAAAGCCACAAACAGCATCTACCGCTCCCGGCACGTCCAAACCGGTAAAACCATCCGAGGGTATATCGATGCCATCAGGATAGTTGTCTATCTTTTAGGGGCTATCTTTATGGTGAGCTCTCTTACCGGTCGTTCGCCCTGGGGACTGCTTTCCGTCATGGGTGGTTTAACAGCTCTGACCATGCTCATCTTTCGCGACACGATTCTTGGTTTTATCGGGGCAATTCAGCTCACGACTAATGATATGATTCGGGTTGGGGACTGGATTGAGATGGAGTCACACGGCGCGGATGGCGATGTGATTGAGGTTTCTATTCACTCGGTCCGGGTACGGAATTGGAATAAGACCATCACCACCATTCCCACCTATGCCCTGATTGCCAATCCTTTTAAGAACTGGCGCGGCATGAAAGAGTCAGGAGGGCGACGGATCAAACGGGCCCTGCATCTTGACATGACCTCAATCCGCTTTTTGAGCGAGGAAGAATTGGATAAGTTGGAGGAGATTCGTATCCTGCGGGACTATCTCCACACCAAGAGAGAGGAAATAAAGAAATACAACACGGCGCGTGGTGCAGAGGCGAGCGAGACAATCAATGGGCGTTGCCAGACCAACGTGGGGCTCTTCCGGGCCTATATTCAGGCTTGGCTCCGAGAAAACCCAAAGGTCCATAAGAAGATGACTTTCTTAGTCCGCCAGCTGACTCCAGGGGCCAACGGCTTGCCTATGGAGATCTATGTTTTTAGTAATGATCAGGTTTGGGCCAATTACGAGGCCCTTCAGGCAGATATCTTTGATCACCTGATCGCTATCCTGCCCTATTTTCACCTCCGCGTTTTTCAGGAGCCTTCTGGGTACGATTTTAGAATGCTCACGCATATCCCACAAAAAATAGCGGAGTAA
- a CDS encoding VF530 family protein: protein MSQEQPNEPNEQPNDPLHGVTLKDIVNFLVDCYGWEKLGDWTRIRCFVNNPTVNSSLKFLRKTPWARTKVENLYLVTKRNQQNKLKRGG, encoded by the coding sequence ATGAGTCAAGAACAACCTAATGAACCTAATGAACAACCCAATGACCCTTTACACGGCGTGACTTTAAAGGACATCGTTAACTTCCTTGTTGATTGCTACGGCTGGGAAAAACTGGGAGACTGGACAAGGATACGATGTTTTGTTAATAATCCCACTGTGAACTCCAGCCTTAAATTCCTCCGAAAAACACCTTGGGCAAGGACAAAGGTAGAAAATCTCTACCTTGTCACGAAAAGAAATCAACAAAATAAGCTGAAAAGGGGAGGGTGA
- a CDS encoding SLC13 family permease, with the protein MEHVLTHASHGTTLFFTGVLVLLIASLALEEKIHAKKSLIVGLFAAALLFLDGALGLLPFGPITLPDGHTMNMPVYIESIDWGVIAIIIGSSIFVDVTSRSGLFTWIAIKLTKLSCGDPLKLLWYYGLMTVVFSAVLNNVTAMIIVGSLSAVSLKRLQREEQLLGFLLIEGLLTNIGGLLTLISSVPNIIIGTTAGISFMTFFLKASPYVLVATCATIWLGARLFRIRKLSDAEEIAAAKQHVAGFDENDGIESRGFFWFGAIMLVAFILVIATTSVLPVVSSLGMGYVALTFALIMLIRFKHEVEQFYKAVDWDLIGFFMALFVVIHMLEYAGVLELIGQGITRIIGEEESRFGVGALLFSSAAFSSVTDNIPLAAMLGKILAAQGTAADSPLWWSVIFGANLGGNLTPIGSASTLVAVTIIHKHGLKLSFGGFVRKALPFAALHIALATVYVLVFF; encoded by the coding sequence ATGGAACATGTCCTTACCCATGCCTCCCATGGCACGACGCTCTTCTTTACCGGTGTACTCGTCCTGCTGATAGCCTCTCTGGCCCTGGAAGAAAAGATCCATGCCAAGAAGTCCCTGATCGTTGGCCTCTTTGCTGCGGCCCTCCTCTTTCTGGACGGGGCACTGGGCCTGCTGCCCTTCGGCCCCATCACCCTGCCCGATGGGCATACGATGAACATGCCGGTGTATATAGAGTCCATTGACTGGGGCGTGATCGCCATCATTATCGGCTCCAGTATCTTTGTCGATGTGACCTCGCGCTCCGGCCTCTTTACCTGGATTGCTATCAAGCTCACCAAGCTCTCCTGCGGTGATCCCCTCAAGCTGCTCTGGTACTACGGCCTGATGACCGTGGTGTTCTCCGCCGTGCTCAACAACGTGACCGCCATGATCATTGTCGGTTCCCTGTCCGCCGTCTCCCTGAAACGGCTCCAGCGGGAAGAGCAGTTGCTGGGCTTTCTCCTGATTGAGGGCCTGCTCACCAATATCGGCGGTCTGCTCACCCTGATCAGCTCGGTGCCCAATATCATTATCGGCACTACCGCCGGTATCAGCTTTATGACCTTTTTCCTCAAGGCCAGTCCCTACGTGCTCGTGGCCACCTGTGCCACCATCTGGCTGGGTGCCCGTCTCTTCAGGATCAGGAAGCTGAGCGATGCCGAGGAGATCGCCGCTGCCAAGCAGCATGTTGCCGGGTTCGATGAGAACGACGGCATTGAGAGCCGAGGTTTCTTCTGGTTCGGTGCGATTATGCTGGTCGCGTTTATCCTGGTTATCGCCACCACTTCTGTTCTGCCGGTGGTCAGCAGCCTGGGCATGGGCTACGTGGCCCTGACCTTTGCCCTGATTATGCTGATCCGCTTCAAGCATGAGGTGGAGCAATTCTATAAGGCGGTGGACTGGGACCTGATCGGCTTTTTCATGGCCCTGTTCGTGGTGATCCACATGCTGGAATACGCAGGGGTGCTGGAGCTGATAGGGCAGGGGATCACCCGGATCATCGGTGAGGAAGAAAGCCGTTTCGGGGTCGGGGCGCTGCTCTTCTCTTCTGCGGCCTTCAGCAGTGTGACGGATAATATCCCGCTGGCCGCCATGCTCGGCAAGATCCTCGCTGCCCAGGGAACCGCAGCTGACTCACCGCTCTGGTGGTCGGTGATCTTCGGGGCCAACCTGGGCGGCAACCTGACGCCCATCGGCAGTGCCTCAACCCTGGTTGCGGTCACCATTATTCATAAGCATGGGCTCAAGCTGTCCTTTGGCGGCTTTGTCCGCAAGGCCTTGCCCTTTGCGGCTCTGCATATCGCCCTTGCTACGGTCTATGTGCTGGTGTTTTTTTAA
- a CDS encoding PEP/pyruvate-binding domain-containing protein, producing MNKSYTRIFSSLRKEDIAEVGGKGANLGELTDAGFPVPPGFVITAQAYKDFFTALGLKNELEQLSKAQGDKLEQYCAPIREAITSTPLPLLPAQAILAAYEQLLEERGAELLCAVRSSATTEDLQDASFAGQHGTYYYVDRTNLQRMIRLCWASLWNAEAVSYRLARGIEHTEAQMAVVVQEMIRADVAGITFTVNPVSGAEEIVTESSWGMGAAIVDGRVTPDRYILDRNTLQLRERRIACKRFMVSSSLQAGATSRLEEIPQTRQQEETLPPELLCLVANWAVRAEEHFASPQDLEWAIADGRFYLLQSRPITAMGGKKRPKDPAGQYVLFKPYAENMTDALTPMMMSLFSRGVHPFICFLEGRAYLDLKFLLPLLPFSLSGQDVAALFYDLRLDSKLTLAHLSWKKLLYYLPGLFVGYLSWGVFLARSRNVPDDFMEHFRDVCKKIESAPSYGPEETLRRLWIISGLLDPLGTYPLMVNVAAASGALLPPLLTALLQRWWPDAPADAIPLLCSGQQGVLSAEMGREIKVLAKEAARFPAVKNIFLQSAIDEVLTDLNHCPEAECFLQLFNAFLAKHGHRAVRELELQSPRWEENPGQLITMIRNYLLAETRPGGAGKKQEGQHDVKREVKRAELMTQVREKLALLPLERFFQPRQRFFNVLVTRARYLIKLRENSRFYHIMGLYFVRKKLLSLENEFIAQGSLKCKDDIFFLHLDEVRRMQQGELHWADVEQRLRRRRLEHTRFSRKKLRKTVGIQLPESSCSPGFSRGGNMVLQGQSASPGACEGIARVILDPGVNGELQPGEILVAPYTDPAWTPLFLTAGAAVVEVGSYLSHAGTVAREYGLPCVVDVAECTKRIQSGDRLYVDGDQGIVQILGEQQAGKTNSTS from the coding sequence ATGAACAAGTCCTACACCCGTATTTTTTCTTCTTTGAGGAAAGAGGATATCGCTGAGGTTGGCGGGAAAGGGGCCAATCTGGGTGAACTCACCGACGCAGGCTTTCCTGTCCCTCCTGGGTTTGTTATCACTGCCCAGGCCTATAAGGATTTTTTCACTGCGCTTGGCCTGAAAAACGAGCTGGAGCAATTATCCAAAGCCCAAGGAGATAAACTGGAACAGTATTGTGCCCCCATCCGTGAGGCCATTACCTCGACCCCGCTTCCCCTCCTTCCTGCCCAAGCCATTCTTGCTGCCTATGAACAGCTTCTGGAGGAAAGGGGAGCTGAGCTTCTCTGTGCTGTGCGCAGTTCCGCAACCACTGAGGATCTTCAGGATGCCAGTTTTGCCGGGCAACACGGGACCTATTACTATGTTGATCGGACAAATCTACAGCGTATGATCCGCCTTTGTTGGGCCTCGCTGTGGAATGCCGAGGCGGTGAGCTATCGCCTTGCCCGGGGCATCGAACATACTGAGGCACAGATGGCGGTGGTGGTGCAGGAGATGATCCGGGCTGATGTGGCAGGAATTACCTTTACGGTTAATCCTGTCTCCGGGGCTGAGGAGATCGTGACCGAGTCCTCCTGGGGTATGGGGGCTGCTATTGTGGACGGGCGGGTAACGCCGGATCGCTACATTCTGGACCGCAACACCCTGCAACTGCGTGAGCGTCGGATTGCCTGTAAGCGCTTTATGGTTTCCTCCTCCTTGCAGGCCGGTGCAACATCCCGCCTGGAGGAAATTCCCCAGACAAGGCAGCAGGAGGAAACCCTACCACCGGAGTTGCTCTGTCTCGTCGCAAATTGGGCAGTCCGGGCAGAAGAGCATTTCGCTTCTCCACAGGATCTGGAATGGGCCATAGCTGATGGCAGATTTTATCTGCTTCAGTCTCGTCCCATTACCGCGATGGGGGGCAAGAAACGTCCGAAAGACCCTGCGGGGCAGTATGTTCTGTTTAAACCCTATGCCGAGAATATGACAGATGCCCTGACGCCTATGATGATGTCTTTGTTCTCTCGGGGAGTGCATCCTTTCATCTGTTTTCTTGAGGGGCGGGCCTATTTGGATCTTAAATTTCTCCTGCCGCTTCTCCCGTTCAGCCTTTCTGGACAGGATGTGGCAGCTCTCTTCTATGATCTTCGTCTTGACTCGAAGCTCACATTAGCCCATCTTTCCTGGAAAAAGCTCCTTTATTATCTTCCAGGGCTGTTTGTGGGTTATTTGTCGTGGGGTGTTTTTTTAGCTCGCTCTCGGAATGTGCCGGATGATTTTATGGAGCATTTTCGAGATGTTTGTAAAAAGATAGAAAGCGCACCAAGTTATGGGCCAGAGGAAACCCTGCGGCGTCTCTGGATCATATCGGGTCTCTTGGATCCTCTGGGGACCTACCCTCTCATGGTGAATGTTGCGGCCGCCAGCGGTGCATTACTTCCTCCTCTCTTGACAGCACTTTTGCAACGATGGTGGCCTGATGCACCTGCTGATGCTATACCTCTTCTTTGCTCTGGTCAGCAGGGGGTGCTTTCCGCTGAAATGGGCCGGGAAATAAAAGTTCTTGCCAAAGAAGCAGCTCGTTTTCCTGCGGTGAAGAATATTTTCCTCCAATCTGCAATAGACGAGGTGCTGACTGACCTCAACCACTGCCCGGAGGCTGAGTGTTTCCTTCAGCTTTTTAATGCCTTCTTAGCAAAACATGGTCACAGGGCCGTTCGGGAATTGGAACTGCAATCTCCACGCTGGGAGGAAAATCCGGGCCAGCTGATCACTATGATCCGTAATTACCTGCTGGCAGAGACAAGGCCAGGGGGAGCGGGAAAAAAACAGGAAGGACAGCATGACGTAAAACGCGAAGTTAAACGAGCGGAACTTATGACGCAGGTCCGGGAAAAGCTTGCTTTGCTTCCTCTGGAACGTTTTTTTCAACCTCGCCAACGTTTTTTCAATGTCCTTGTTACCCGAGCCCGATACCTGATCAAGCTCAGGGAGAATTCTCGTTTTTATCATATTATGGGCCTATATTTTGTCCGCAAAAAACTGCTCAGTCTTGAGAACGAGTTTATTGCTCAAGGCTCTTTGAAATGCAAAGATGATATCTTTTTTCTTCATCTTGATGAGGTTCGGCGCATGCAGCAAGGTGAGTTGCACTGGGCTGATGTTGAGCAACGCCTTCGACGTCGCCGCCTTGAACATACCCGTTTCTCTCGGAAGAAATTGCGAAAAACTGTGGGGATACAATTGCCGGAATCGTCTTGCAGTCCTGGCTTTTCTCGTGGAGGAAATATGGTTCTGCAAGGACAATCTGCCTCTCCGGGCGCCTGTGAGGGAATTGCCCGAGTCATCCTGGATCCAGGTGTTAACGGGGAACTACAGCCCGGAGAGATCCTGGTGGCCCCGTATACAGATCCGGCCTGGACGCCGCTTTTTCTGACCGCAGGCGCAGCTGTGGTGGAAGTGGGGAGTTACCTCTCCCACGCTGGCACCGTGGCCAGGGAATATGGTCTACCCTGTGTGGTGGATGTTGCAGAATGCACCAAGCGCATTCAAAGTGGTGATCGACTTTATGTTGACGGCGATCAAGGAATCGTGCAAATTCTTGGAGAGCAGCAGGCAGGAAAAACCAACAGCACAAGTTGA
- a CDS encoding metal-dependent hydrolase produces the protein MSPVTHFLIGWLTANAAQVERRERALIAVAGIIPDADGLVIVGDFLAGRSTEQLVLWSSYHHVLGHNIGFAALVMVAAFFIARRRRVLTAFLVGISFHLHLLGDLLGSRGPDGYQWPIPYLLPFSNAWQWIWEGQWLLNSWQNLLVTLVVMGTSFYLAWKSGYSPLEMISTKVDKGFVATLHKRFGRP, from the coding sequence ATGAGCCCTGTGACCCATTTTCTTATCGGCTGGCTGACTGCCAATGCAGCCCAGGTTGAACGGCGCGAACGCGCCTTGATTGCTGTTGCCGGGATTATCCCGGATGCGGATGGCTTGGTGATAGTTGGTGATTTTCTCGCCGGAAGAAGCACAGAACAGCTGGTCCTCTGGAGCAGCTACCACCACGTACTGGGCCATAATATCGGCTTTGCCGCACTGGTCATGGTGGCAGCCTTCTTCATAGCCCGCCGTCGCCGGGTACTCACCGCCTTCCTGGTCGGGATCAGCTTTCACCTGCACCTGCTTGGTGATCTGCTCGGCTCACGGGGCCCGGATGGCTATCAATGGCCCATCCCCTACCTCCTGCCCTTTTCTAATGCCTGGCAATGGATCTGGGAGGGGCAATGGCTGCTCAATTCCTGGCAGAACCTGCTGGTCACGCTGGTAGTTATGGGCACAAGCTTCTATCTGGCCTGGAAATCCGGCTACTCACCGCTGGAGATGATCTCGACCAAGGTGGACAAGGGCTTTGTCGCCACCCTCCATAAGAGATTCGGCAGGCCCTGA
- a CDS encoding tetratricopeptide repeat protein yields the protein MNQQTGIDGNHAHVEGGIHFHNYARTAQGIPLQRPPRAEHFKGRDDMLEDLLPMLQPGKAVTLCGPGGMGKTALAVEAAWKLAPEDKPPASFPDGIIFYSFYGQAAVDPAFDHLVYSYTDDPPETGPAAAFRLLSNKRALIILDGAEEADDLTAVFRSCGGCGVLITTRDRLDARGTLVPVSPLKEQPAEQVFRLHSNTDADATTVQGICKLLDGWPLALRIAGQYLHSTVGDAAEYLEWLEEAPFEELGSGKHQNENAALLLERSMTRMSDDARLVLGAGGCLAFHSLAREPMAALLDGNKRRAGKALGLLVNFGLLERQGKRWKISHALVHTYARKHLALSKAALERLAAYYIAWCEEQSAAGVAGYARLDDERAHCLRLIKACLDGELWQEVKGLVWATYIYLDRQGWWTEKLTAVEMCLTAARQAEDRRGEAWCLNSLGYTCDNLGDKDQALAWFEESLPIWRELGERKDEGVTLTNMANIYQQQGRYEQALETYQQSLSIRQEVGDREGEGATLNNIGTLYWGQKKYDEALWHYEQCLPIRQEVGNTIGEGATLNNIAMIYYTQGKPDKAMEYHQQALAIRREQGDRAGEAVSCWNIGRTSEDMGDLAQAEEYIALAVELAEQIGHPELDGWRDGLKRLRAKQQM from the coding sequence ATGAACCAACAAACCGGCATAGATGGTAACCATGCCCATGTAGAGGGTGGTATCCATTTCCATAACTACGCCCGCACTGCCCAGGGCATCCCGCTCCAGCGGCCGCCACGGGCCGAGCACTTTAAAGGCCGGGATGACATGCTTGAGGATCTGCTGCCCATGCTCCAGCCGGGTAAGGCCGTCACCCTGTGCGGTCCCGGCGGCATGGGTAAGACGGCCCTGGCTGTTGAGGCCGCCTGGAAGCTGGCCCCTGAGGACAAGCCCCCTGCCTCCTTTCCGGACGGCATTATCTTCTACTCCTTCTATGGTCAAGCGGCTGTTGACCCGGCCTTTGATCACCTGGTCTACAGCTATACGGATGATCCCCCGGAGACCGGCCCGGCAGCGGCTTTCCGCCTGCTGAGCAACAAGCGCGCGCTGATCATCCTGGACGGGGCCGAGGAGGCCGATGACCTGACTGCCGTGTTCCGCTCCTGCGGTGGTTGCGGGGTGCTGATCACCACCAGGGATCGGCTGGATGCGCGTGGCACGCTGGTGCCGGTCAGTCCGCTGAAGGAGCAACCCGCAGAGCAGGTCTTCCGGCTGCACAGCAACACGGACGCGGATGCCACGACCGTGCAGGGCATCTGCAAGCTGCTGGACGGCTGGCCCCTGGCCCTGCGCATTGCCGGGCAGTATCTGCACAGTACAGTCGGAGATGCGGCAGAATATCTGGAATGGCTGGAGGAGGCGCCATTTGAGGAGCTGGGCAGCGGCAAGCATCAGAACGAGAACGCAGCCTTGCTCCTGGAGCGCAGCATGACCAGGATGAGCGACGATGCTCGGCTTGTATTGGGTGCTGGAGGCTGCCTGGCCTTTCACTCGCTGGCCCGTGAGCCAATGGCTGCGCTCCTTGACGGCAATAAACGCCGGGCAGGCAAGGCCCTTGGGCTGCTGGTTAATTTCGGCCTCCTGGAAAGGCAGGGCAAACGTTGGAAGATAAGCCACGCCCTGGTCCATACCTACGCTCGCAAGCACCTGGCCCTGAGCAAAGCGGCCCTGGAGCGGCTGGCTGCCTATTATATTGCCTGGTGCGAGGAACAGAGTGCTGCCGGTGTAGCGGGGTATGCCCGGCTGGATGATGAACGGGCGCATTGCCTGCGGCTCATAAAGGCTTGTTTGGATGGGGAGCTGTGGCAGGAGGTGAAAGGGTTGGTCTGGGCAACGTACATCTACCTTGATCGGCAGGGCTGGTGGACAGAGAAGCTGACTGCTGTAGAGATGTGCCTGACTGCGGCCCGACAGGCTGAAGATCGCCGAGGTGAGGCGTGGTGCCTGAACAGCCTTGGCTACACCTGCGATAACCTCGGGGACAAGGATCAGGCCCTTGCCTGGTTTGAGGAAAGCCTGCCCATCTGGCGCGAGCTGGGTGAGCGCAAGGACGAAGGCGTGACCTTGACGAACATGGCGAACATCTACCAGCAACAGGGCAGGTATGAGCAGGCCCTGGAGACCTATCAGCAGAGCCTGAGCATCCGGCAGGAGGTCGGCGACCGGGAGGGGGAAGGCGCGACTCTGAATAATATCGGCACCCTTTATTGGGGACAGAAAAAGTACGATGAAGCTTTATGGCATTATGAGCAGTGCCTGCCTATCCGGCAGGAGGTCGGGAATACAATCGGGGAAGGCGCCACCCTGAACAACATCGCCATGATCTATTATACCCAGGGTAAGCCGGACAAGGCAATGGAGTATCATCAACAAGCCCTGGCGATCCGACGCGAGCAGGGCGACCGGGCCGGAGAAGCCGTGTCCTGCTGGAACATCGGCCGCACCTCTGAAGATATGGGCGACCTTGCCCAGGCCGAGGAATACATTGCCCTGGCCGTAGAGCTTGCAGAGCAGATCGGGCATCCTGAATTAGATGGATGGCGCGATGGACTGAAGCGGCTGCGGGCCAAGCAGCAAATGTAG
- a CDS encoding 5-bromo-4-chloroindolyl phosphate hydrolysis family protein, with amino-acid sequence MSTIRIPTKKSKALGCICSVIREITSGLSAAFIFTLLWIILPGENDFWFALIFSLASYFGIRHLCRLLSFRLLSSKKVSVHLPEGLSQDTFTTFLTACTNGLALLRNDAELINNLPFRSTVLSLCRLGDELLINFEKDPQDVLLARALPDRLQRLHEILNSYIELTNQRSQSPQTVRAIQDTEKAVTKSVTKFEQLHHRLLENDAIDLSTNAKTLDNLLDFD; translated from the coding sequence TTGAGCACTATACGAATTCCGACAAAGAAGTCAAAAGCTCTTGGCTGTATATGCTCAGTTATACGAGAAATAACATCTGGCCTAAGCGCAGCGTTTATTTTCACCCTACTCTGGATTATATTACCGGGTGAAAACGACTTCTGGTTTGCTTTGATTTTTTCTCTGGCCAGCTATTTCGGAATTCGCCATTTATGCCGCCTCCTATCATTCCGTCTCCTATCATCGAAAAAAGTATCTGTTCATCTCCCGGAAGGACTTTCTCAGGATACCTTCACAACCTTTCTTACAGCTTGCACGAACGGCCTTGCCCTTCTGCGAAATGATGCAGAATTGATTAATAATCTGCCCTTCCGAAGCACTGTGCTGTCCCTCTGTCGACTAGGTGATGAATTATTGATCAACTTTGAAAAAGACCCTCAGGATGTCCTGCTGGCCCGTGCCCTGCCCGACCGCTTACAACGCCTTCATGAAATACTGAACAGTTACATCGAGTTGACCAACCAGAGAAGTCAATCACCTCAAACCGTGCGTGCAATCCAAGATACAGAAAAAGCTGTAACCAAGTCTGTGACCAAATTTGAGCAACTCCACCATCGCCTATTGGAAAACGACGCAATAGACTTAAGTACCAACGCAAAGACTTTGGATAATTTACTTGATTTTGACTAA
- a CDS encoding Fic family protein: MNSKLLQSILGKKQALDRKRPLPSAVLRKLEEEFALAWTYNSNAIEGNTLTLQETEIVLNSGVTIGGKTVNEHFEVINHKNGIDFVKSLVAKKEALTEDTVKQLHALILQSIDDTEAGDYRRQNVRILGARHIPPQSLKVPRLMSEFIAWFHENEYILSPPELAAEIHYRLVMIHPFIDGNGRVARLLMNLILMKHGYPPAIILKVDRKRYYRVLNEANLGSPEPYEDFIGRAIERSLMLYLSTIEPDQKEDRMFISLKEAAEHCDYSPEYLSLLARKGRIAAVKMDNKTWMTTREAIEEYVQRMKRD; the protein is encoded by the coding sequence ATGAACAGTAAACTCCTTCAAAGCATCCTTGGCAAGAAACAGGCCCTTGATCGCAAGCGCCCGCTTCCTTCGGCTGTTCTCAGGAAACTCGAAGAGGAGTTTGCTCTCGCATGGACCTATAACTCAAACGCGATAGAGGGAAATACACTCACCCTCCAGGAAACAGAAATAGTCCTCAACAGCGGGGTGACCATTGGCGGCAAAACCGTTAACGAGCATTTTGAGGTTATCAATCACAAGAACGGTATCGACTTTGTCAAATCCTTGGTCGCTAAGAAAGAAGCTCTGACCGAGGACACGGTCAAACAACTGCACGCACTCATCCTGCAATCCATTGACGACACAGAGGCGGGTGATTATCGACGACAAAATGTCCGCATCCTCGGTGCCCGGCATATTCCCCCGCAGTCCCTGAAAGTTCCTCGCCTGATGAGTGAATTCATTGCCTGGTTTCATGAAAATGAATACATCCTCTCGCCACCGGAACTTGCCGCAGAGATTCACTACAGGCTGGTCATGATTCATCCTTTCATTGACGGCAATGGACGAGTTGCCCGGCTGTTGATGAATCTTATCCTGATGAAACACGGGTATCCTCCAGCCATCATCCTCAAGGTCGATAGAAAGAGGTATTATCGGGTCTTAAACGAAGCTAATCTCGGTTCGCCCGAACCCTATGAAGACTTTATCGGCAGAGCAATAGAACGGTCCTTGATGCTTTATCTCAGCACTATTGAACCGGACCAGAAAGAAGACAGGATGTTCATCTCTCTGAAGGAAGCGGCTGAACACTGCGATTACTCTCCAGAATACCTGTCTCTGCTCGCCAGAAAAGGAAGGATCGCAGCCGTAAAGATGGATAATAAAACATGGATGACCACGAGAGAGGCAATAGAAGAATATGTGCAACGCATGAAACGAGATTGA
- a CDS encoding MTH895/ArsE family thioredoxin-like protein: MDAATQRFIRIGTASIGLIGLDIALNTIARKEVNETEAVDFLFSEISRQNYIPPGNTEKYKEALLKAYRKHCNISTEEEGLVIRIFGTGCVTCNSLQILVIEILDRLKLAADIEQIHDPDEIGRAGVTMTPALMINGTLKSTGLMPTPAQVEQWIQGANNV; encoded by the coding sequence ATGGACGCAGCAACTCAACGATTCATCCGCATCGGCACGGCCAGTATCGGACTCATCGGCCTGGACATCGCCCTGAATACCATCGCCCGGAAAGAGGTGAACGAAACCGAGGCTGTGGATTTCCTCTTTAGCGAGATCAGCCGCCAGAACTATATTCCACCCGGTAATACTGAGAAATACAAAGAGGCCCTTCTGAAGGCCTATCGTAAGCATTGCAATATTTCCACCGAGGAGGAAGGCTTAGTTATCCGTATTTTCGGAACCGGCTGTGTCACGTGTAACAGCCTCCAGATTCTGGTGATCGAAATCCTTGATCGTCTGAAACTAGCCGCAGATATCGAGCAAATTCATGATCCCGACGAGATCGGTCGGGCAGGAGTCACCATGACACCGGCCCTGATGATCAACGGAACCCTTAAAAGCACTGGCCTCATGCCCACCCCGGCCCAGGTCGAACAATGGATACAGGGAGCAAATAATGTCTGA